A stretch of Halichondria panicea chromosome 1, odHalPani1.1, whole genome shotgun sequence DNA encodes these proteins:
- the LOC135347011 gene encoding uncharacterized protein LOC135347011 isoform X1: protein MALFFVFFTAVIAHMLASSNGQVVSLMPPLEQGDFYCDQDRITCIGTGGVISWTAPPSIPENNPRGFSSSSSLQTPVSFGNVEITLTNIVPGTPPNLTSVMTLSNISEVNVTCQTEVSGSLQALNLIRSITPSAASNLQVLHISCTSFRITWTAATENYDLMHYVAQVYVDDSATQYNTTNTSMDLDLPLSGGERIRVTVAVVTRCGQVSMPINSDVIVFVYTSVCENLCRPCDNRGLIASVIIGGVSLLLLVGTWTSILVILWRKWQCRKKSVHQSQSASGTELKTTDSQSEPK, encoded by the exons ATGGCTCTTTTCTTCGTCTTTTTT ACTGCTGTGATTGCCCACATGCTAGCAAGCAGTAACG GTCAAGTAGTCTCCCTAATGCCACCTCTTGAACAAGGTGACTTTTACTGTGATCAGGACAGAATAACCTGTATTGGAACTGGAGGAGTTATTTCATGGACAGCTCCACCATCAATCCCTGAAAACAATCCACGAGGTTTTAGTTCTTCTAGCAGTCTACAAACGCCTGTATCATTTGGTAATGTTGAAATAACATTGACTAACATTGTGCCCGGTACTCCTCCTAATCTTACGTCGGTAATGACTCTGTCAAATATCTCTGAGGTAAACGTAACTTGTCAAACAGAAGTGTCTGGTTCTCTGCAAGCACTAAATTTAATTCGTTCAA TAACACCTTCAGCTGCTAGTAATCTTCAAGTTCTACATATAAGTTGCACGTCATTCAGAATTACTTGGACGGCTGCTACTGAAAACTATGATCTAATGCACTATGTTGCTCAAGTTTATGTTGATGACTCGGCAACGCAATATAATACCACGAACACCTCTATGGATTTGGACCTTCCACTATCTGGTGGAGAGAGAATCCGTGTAACTGTTGCTGTTGTGACCAGATGTGGTCAAGTTAGTATGCCAATCAATTCCGATGTCATTGTCTTCGTTTATACAAGTGTCTGTGAAA ATTTGTGTAGACCATGTGACAATAGAGGTTTAATTGCTTCTGTGATTATCGGTGGTGTTTCACTTCTGCTTCTTGTTGGTACTTGGACAAGTATTTTGGTTATTTTG TGGCGGAAGTGGCAGTGCCGAAAAAAGAGTGTTCATCAATCTCAATCG GCATCTGGCACTGAGCTTAAAACGACAGACTCACAATCG GAACCAAAATGA
- the LOC135347011 gene encoding uncharacterized protein LOC135347011 isoform X2, with the protein MALFFVFFTAVIAHMLASSNGQVVSLMPPLEQGDFYCDQDRITCIGTGGVISWTAPPSIPENNPRGFSSSSSLQTPVSFGNVEITLTNIVPGTPPNLTSVMTLSNISEVNVTCQTEVSGSLQALNLIRSITPSAASNLQVLHISCTSFRITWTAATENYDLMHYVAQVYVDDSATQYNTTNTSMDLDLPLSGGERIRVTVAVVTRCGQVSMPINSDVIVFVYTSVCENLCRPCDNRGLIASVIIGGVSLLLLVGTWTSILVILWRKWQCRKKSVHQSQSEPK; encoded by the exons ATGGCTCTTTTCTTCGTCTTTTTT ACTGCTGTGATTGCCCACATGCTAGCAAGCAGTAACG GTCAAGTAGTCTCCCTAATGCCACCTCTTGAACAAGGTGACTTTTACTGTGATCAGGACAGAATAACCTGTATTGGAACTGGAGGAGTTATTTCATGGACAGCTCCACCATCAATCCCTGAAAACAATCCACGAGGTTTTAGTTCTTCTAGCAGTCTACAAACGCCTGTATCATTTGGTAATGTTGAAATAACATTGACTAACATTGTGCCCGGTACTCCTCCTAATCTTACGTCGGTAATGACTCTGTCAAATATCTCTGAGGTAAACGTAACTTGTCAAACAGAAGTGTCTGGTTCTCTGCAAGCACTAAATTTAATTCGTTCAA TAACACCTTCAGCTGCTAGTAATCTTCAAGTTCTACATATAAGTTGCACGTCATTCAGAATTACTTGGACGGCTGCTACTGAAAACTATGATCTAATGCACTATGTTGCTCAAGTTTATGTTGATGACTCGGCAACGCAATATAATACCACGAACACCTCTATGGATTTGGACCTTCCACTATCTGGTGGAGAGAGAATCCGTGTAACTGTTGCTGTTGTGACCAGATGTGGTCAAGTTAGTATGCCAATCAATTCCGATGTCATTGTCTTCGTTTATACAAGTGTCTGTGAAA ATTTGTGTAGACCATGTGACAATAGAGGTTTAATTGCTTCTGTGATTATCGGTGGTGTTTCACTTCTGCTTCTTGTTGGTACTTGGACAAGTATTTTGGTTATTTTG TGGCGGAAGTGGCAGTGCCGAAAAAAGAGTGTTCATCAATCTCAATCG GAACCAAAATGA